The DNA region CCAATAAGAAACTGGCAGACATGATGATCTGTGTGAAGATCCCATACTCGCTCAACATGATAAGCGAAGGCGCAGCCATCGCAGCGGTCAAAGACCAGGATTTCGTGAAGCGCAGCGTACAGATGGTCAGGGAACAACGCCCCAAATTGGATTCAGGTCTCAGGAAGCTGGGCTTCGAAACGTTCCCATCGGATTCAAATTTCATCCTCGCAAGATCGCCCATCGACCACAAGGTCCTAGTGGACGGACTCAAGCAGCGCGGTGTCCTCATACGTGATTTCGGAGCCAAACGTAGGACCGAGAACTGCATCAGGACCACCGTAGGAACAGCGGAGCACAACGCATTATTGTTGGAGAAAGCCGAAGAGGTGATCTCCGGATGCCGCTGAACATCTCGATCACAGATTACGGTGTAGGCAACCTGTATTCCATACGCAGGTCATTGGAAAGCTGTGGTGCCAATGTCAAGGTAATAGGGGACATGAAGGACCTAAAGGATGCAGAATGCATCGTCTTTCCCGGTGTTGGCGCCTTTGACAGGACGATGGAGAAGCTTCTCCCAGTGAGGGAGGAGATCTGCGAGATGCTCAGGGCCGGAACGCCCGCCCTGGGAATCTGTATCGGTACTCAGATCCTGTTCGAGGGCAGCGATGAGGGGCAATCCCCAGGACTCGGGCTATTCAAAGGAAGAGTCGAGAAGCTGGATTGCAAGATGATCCCCCACATGGGTTGGAATCAGGTCGAATCCAAGGATCCCCTTTTGGACGGTATCCCCGACAACAATTTCTACTTCGTACATTCGTATTATGGCAATCCGAAGGAGGAAGGCATAACCCTCGGTACAACAGAATATGAAGGCAAAGTGTTCGAATCCTTCTTCAGGAAATACAACACCTACGGTACCCAATTCCATCCTGAGAAGAGCAGCGCATCGGGAAGGAAGGTGCTGCGTAACTTCATATCATTCGCGGAGGGTCAACTGTGAGAGTCATCCCTGCAGTCGATGTCTTGGACCATCAGGTAGTACAGCTGGTCGGAGGCAAACCGGGCAGTCAGCAGATCGTAATGCCCGACCCTTTGAAGGTCGCCCAGATGTGGGTCGACAAAGGAGCAGACTATCTTCATTTGGTTGATTTGGACGGAGCATTCGGCAAGGAGAACAACCTAGAGGTTTTCAAACAGATCACCAAGGAGGCCGGAGTCCCCACGGAGATCGGCGGAGGGATCAGGGATGCGGACACCATAGATGACCTGGTCTCAGCCGGAGTCGACAGGATCATCGTCGGTACCAAAGCGGTCAAGGAACCTGAATGGCTGGCAGAGATGGCTGACCGCCATCCGGGCAGGATAGTTCTGTCAATGGATACAAAGGAGGGGAAGATTGCCATCAAAGGTTGGCAGGAATCCGCTCAGATATCTATAGAGGATATGTTCGACAGGATCAAGGACCTTCCGCTGGCCGCTGTTTTGAACACAAATGTCGATGTCGAAGGACAGAAGAAGGGAATTAATGAGATACAGGCCAGGAAATTCATCTCAGAATGTCCCTGTAAGGTTATCGCTTCAGGAGGAGTCACTTCCTTCGAGGATGCCAAGATCCTGTCTGCCGCCGGTGCTGAGGGAGCGGTCGTAGGATTAGCTTTGTACACTGATGTGATCAGGCCATGGGAATGGAACACGCCTTGGTTAGTATGATGTATACCAATACGAGAGATTATAAGGTTGTAAAGATTCCTTGACCATGAGGAGTTGAAGCCCCCCGTGAAAGTACCATGTGAAATGCTTGTGACATATGTGTTGCCAACAGGTAAAGGAGCTCTTGCTAAAGAGCTAGTGAATCAGCATGGGCTCACGCAGGTGGAGGTCTCCCGTCTTTTCGGTGTCACGAGTGCCGCGATTTCACAGTATATCAAAGGCACGAGGGGCGGTAATGAGCTTATCGATAAGAGTTCTTACAAAGATGATTTTTATGACTTCATCTCTATATTGGCTGAAGAGGTAATGAGGGGCATGCAGGTTTCCGAGGCTCTCTGTAAACTTTGCGAATTCGCAAGGGACAGCGGTCTCATAAAGGCACTGTACGTATACGAGGGATACTCTCCCGATCAGCTGCCGTTCTTGGATGCCCCAGGTATCGTCTCTATCGATAAGAGTTGAAAAGATGAGATCGGATTATGACAATTTCTCTTTGGTCGTTGGACGCTTCCAGCCTTTGCATAAGGGCCATATGGACGTCATCCTCAAATGCGCAGAGGAATCTGACCATCTGACGATAGGAATCGGAAGCGCACAGTATTCCCATACCCCTGAGAACCCATTCACAGCAGGTGAGCGGTACATGATGATCAATAAGGCCCTCAGGGACGAAGGTATCGGGAATTACAGTATCGTTCCGATAGAGGATCTGAACAGATATCCCATCTGGGTTGCCCACGTTGTCTCACTTGTCCCGCCTTTCAGGAGAGTCTATTCGAACAATCCTTTGACCAAGCGTCTCTTCCAAGAATCGGGCTTTGAAGTCAAGGATTCCCCGCTGTACAATAGGGAAGTTTTCTCCGGAACTGAAATCAGGCGCAGAATCATCAATGATGAGGAGTGGCGCTCGCTCGTTCCTTCGGCAGTGGCAGAGGTAATAGACGCTATCGACGGAGTGAACAGGATCAAGCAGATCAGCAGCGGTGTTAATGATGCCCCGCTCTGAAGCTGAACAGTTGATCGAAGCCTTGAGGTCCAAAGGGCTCAGGATGTCGGCGGCGGAGTCCTGCACCGGTGGGATGATAGGCTGCATGATGACCTCCGTTCCAGGTTCTTCTGACGTTTTTCTGGGGACTGCAGTGACATATTCCAACGATGCAAAGGAGCGCATTCTAGGCGTCAAACATCAGACCTTGATGGATCATGGAGCCGTCAGTATGGAAACGGCATCTGAGATGGCCAAAGGATCTATAGATGCGTACGAAAGCGATGTAGCGGTTTCGGTTACAGGTATTGCCGGTCCGGGAGGAGCGACCCCGGAGAAACCTGTAGGACTTGTCTATATCGCGGTGGCAGACGGGCCCAGAGTCGTTGTAACAAAGAATCTATTCCAAGGAGATAGGCAATCTATTAGAAATCAGACTGCCGTTGAGGCGATCAAACTGTTAATCGAATTGGTCGAGGGGAAGTTATGAGGTTCGAGAGACAATTGCCGATATTCGGAGAGGAAGGACAGCAGAAGATAATGTCCGCAGTAGTGGGCGTAGTGGGCTGCGGAGGATTGGGTGTCAATGTTATCACACAACTCGTATCCGCCGGGGTATCCCATTTCATTCTTTGCGACCATCAGTCTCCCGAGTTATCGAATCTCAATCGCCAGTTCATTTATTCCGCATCTGATTACAGACCGAAATCCGTCATCTCTGCCGAATGGATTCTTACACTCAATCCAAGTGCAGAGGTGCAATCCAATGCGGAACCGCTGACCGAGTTGAACGGGGATCTGTTCAGAGGATGTGACATTCTAGTGGACTGCCTGGATAACTTCGAATCCAGAATGATCCTGTCGGATCTGGCTGAGAATATGAACGTACCCCTTGTTCATGGAGGGGTATCTGGTTTCACAGGACAGATCGCCGTATGCATCCCCGGAAAGACCAAGAGCCTCAGGGATATGATAGGGACGATGAAGAATCCCGAAGGAATCATACCAACTGTCGGAGCAGGCGTCTCCATCATCGCTTCGATGGAGGCTTTGGAAGTTCTAAAGATAATATCGGGCCTCGGAACAGAAAACGAGGGTAAGCTGATCACTTTGGATATGGAATGCTGGATTACAGATTCTGTCCAGTTCTGATGACTTCCATAAAATGTTTATTTACCGTAAGGGGATTCTCAGGATATGGAGCACATAATGACCGGAAAGGTCAAAGAAGTTTACAAGGTGGACGACGATACGTTGGAGTTCGCCTACACCAACAACATCTCTGTCTTCGACAAGATCATCCCTTCACAGGTGCCTCACAAGGGAGAGACGCTCTGCAGGACGGCGAAATACTGGTTCACCCTTCTTACTAAAGAGGGGATCAACAACCATTATATCAGTGAGCCCTCCCCAGATAGGATGAGGGTGAAGAGGGTCGACATCATCAGGGACTACAGCAAGATCAACGGAAACACAAAGAACTACCTGATTCCCCTGGAAGTCATCTGCAGGTACTATGCCGCAGGTTCTCTTATGGACAGGATCAAGTCCGGTAAGGTTAAGCCTGAGGATCTCGGATTCCCTTCGGACCATATTGTCAAAGAGGGTGAGAAGCTTCCTAAGCCGTTCATCGAGTGCACTACGAAACTTGAAGCCCACGACGAGAACCTTACCGATGAGGAGGCCAAGAAGATGGCCGGCCTTTCAGATGAGGAGTTCGAGGAGATCAAGAGGACCGTCCTAAAGATCGATTCGATCATCGACAGGGAATGCAGCAAGAGAGGACTCATCCATTGCGACGGAAAGAAGGAGTTCGCTTTCGACAAGGACAGAAAGCTGATGGTCATCGATACCTTCGGAACATTGGATGAAGACCGCTGGTGGGACGCAGACGAATTCGCGAAAGGAAAGATCGTGCAGCTCTCGAAGGAGTTCGTCCGCCAGTACTATCGTGAGACCGGATATCACAAAGCACTCTATGATGCACGTGAGAAGGGATTGCCCGAACCAGACATCCCTGCACTTCCTCAGGAGATCGTCGACCGCGTGAGCAAGCTCTACGTCGACATGTTCGAGAGGATAACCGGCGAGAAGTTCTGATCAGAACAGATCGACCAAAACCAATTTCTCTCCCAGGGGACAGTCGAGGTCGCCTTCCACCTTCTGGACGGTGTACTTCTCCCCCGGGATCTTTCCTATGGCATGACAAATCCCATAATGCTCGCAGGACAGATTTTTGCACTCCGAACCCTTGTATGTAATCTTGCTGCCTTCCATTGCCTGTCTTTTTCCGACGGATGCGCGGGTACAGATCTTCTCCACTTCAACGGCAGTGACCGAGTCTCCGTCAAATTCATGGCATTCGTGTTCTTGCAGTCTTATGCCCACGATTTTGTATTTCGCGCCGTTCTCAAGATTGAAGCATACCTTGTTGTACTTGCAGTCAGCACATTCCTCCATGGGTCCGAGGTAATAGAACTCCGTCCCTACTGCTGCCTGTTTGGTACCGATCAATGTTATTTGGGCCATCAAATCACCCCGGTTCTGATGCATATGTCTTCTGCCGTCTCTCTCGTAATGCCATTGTCACCTAGAATAGTGTACCTGTCCTTACGGATTTTATGAGCGTTGATCACGGCCTCTATGAACTCATCGTTCGTGAGATTCAATTCGGATGCTTTGGTGGGCGCTCCTATCTTCACCAAGGCGTGCTTGAGCTCTTCCCAATCCCCTCTCTGGAGATATGTGGTAACGATAGATGCGACACCGCACTGCTCTCCGTGCATGGCCCTGCCAGGATACAGATGGTCTATCGTATGGGAGATCATATGCTCGGAACCGCTTGTGGGCCTTGAGCTCCTGGCGATACTCATCGATATGCCCGAAACTATAATCGGTTTGATGGCAAGCCAGACGCTCTCTTCGAGGTTAGGCCTTATGTAGTCTGCAGCATCCATCATGGATTCTGCTGCGTAGTAAGCGAAAGCGTATGCAGATCTGCTGAAGTGTTCGTCACGGAGTTCGTATGCAAGTTTCCAGTCGCGAAGCGAACTGAAGTTGGAAAGCACATCAGCACATCCGGACGCCAGCATTCTGTATGGTGATTTGAAGATGATCTCCGTATCAGCGATAACTCCCATAGGGGAAGCACCTTCGATCGAGACCGATCCCTTGTCCGACTTGATGGATGCCCTGTTGGATGCTATGCCATCGTGGGCTGCCGAAGTCGGAATGCTGATGAAGGGGATGTTGAGGTCGTTGGCGACGACCTTGGCGATATCGATCTTGCTTCCGCCGCCTATGGCCAATATGAATGTGGAACCGTATTCTTGTATTCTCTTTTTGGCCTCTTCAATATTCTCTTCGGTGGCTTTATCGGTGATGAAAGTATCGATATCATACCCTTGGAGATGATCTCTGGCAGCTCTTCCAGCAACCTTATCGGTGTTCTCTCCGGTTATGATGGTTCCCGTGGTACCGCTGTGTATGTTTACACAGACCTCTTTGACATTGCGCAAGACATCGTGGCCTGCTATAACGTTGCGCGGGAAGAAGACCATTTTCTCCTTCAAGAAATCCTTTGCCATCTATCTCTCTCCGCATACCTTATCGGTGCTAACTAATAAAAATAATGCCTGGAAAGCAGTTATTAGTCCCTTTTCTGATACACATCTATGAGCGGAGCCATCATCATATGCGGATCGGCAGAAGAAGGAGGCGTGACCTATGCGATGTGTTCTTCTGCCAAAGCAGTATTGGAGAAGAAAGGCTATCAAGTTTCTCTCTTCCATCCTTCTGATATGGATCTGCACCACTGCAGGGATTGCAAGGGATGTGCTCAGGGGGAGTGCATCATAGAGGACGAAATGTCTTCGATTTACCGGTCATTCTCGGAATCTGACCTTATTGTTTTGGCATCGCCGATTCATTTCAGTGGCCCATCTTCCATCTTAAAGATGGTGATGGATCGTTTCCAGCCATACTGGTGCAACAAGGACCTTACGCATCCAGATTACTGCATATCGATGCTTTGTGGCGGAAGCAAACAACCCAATTTTCAGATAACAGAGACGATAATCCGTGCTTTTTGCTTAACAACCGGTATGGAATACAGAGGTTCCCTTCAGATACCGGACACCGATTCTGGAGTTAGCGATCTGGAGGACAGAGTTGAAAAGTTCCTATCCGTCTGGTGATCACAGAAGGTATGGGATGATCTGCGTCTGGAATCCTTTGACCTGATCTTCAGAATCTACGAAAGGTATCGTTGATGGGTAGTCTTCCCTGATGATGGACCAGGTGTAGTCATCGAGGCTTCTGCCCATATCCAAAACGCAATTCCTGTAATAGCCTATGCTGACCAGCTTATCTAGAACCTTGATCACATCCGTCTTCTTTCCGCCGGGGAGAACAGCCTGACCTTTATGTATGAATATGACCGGAACGACAGAATCCGACACACTGCAGATGTCTCTGAGTTCAGCATCATTCTTGATGAAGTGATACGGTGCAAAGACCAGCGAAGCATCCTTATTGAATGAATCGAACACATCCTCAACCGTTTCTATGTACGTGAAGAACCAAATCTCGGTATTGCGTAGTTTCAGGTGTTTCATGACCTTCTCAGAGAACTCCCTTACTTCGAAACTGTTGCAGTCTATGATCGTGACAGGAGGTTTGTTCTCGATAGGAAGACATCCAGAAACAGTCTCGGTAAAGTCTTGGGCCCTGCTTCCTTTTCTAGGCATTATCGATGAGAAGGTCCCGTCGGAGACAAGCATCTTGCCCTCTTCAAACGATGCGTAGAATGCCGGTATCTCCATGCGATGGCCATTCTCATCATCGTATATGGGGTTGACGGCATCTATGTCAAAGTTATCCTTTTATGAATTGCAGACGATTCGGGTCTGAGGTAATTACTATGGTAATCTACAAGTGCGCAAAATGCCCCAACGCTTTCGAGGTCGTTTTCAAGGCCCCCTGCACCCCCAAGTGCTGCGGCGAGGACATGGTCATCGTCGAGCCCAAGACTGACGATTTCAAGAATGAGAAGCATGTCCCCTACATCGAGAAGCAGGACGGGGGATTCCTCGTGAAGGTCGGTAAGGAGACGCCTCACCCGATGGTCGAGGACCACTACATCGTGTACATCCAAATCTGCGCAGACGGTATCATGATGAGGAAGTACCTCAAACCCGGAGACGCTCCCGAGGCCTTCTTCAAGACTGATGCAAAAGAGGTCAGAGCTTGGGAGTACTGCAACAAGCACGGACTTTGGAAATCGAATCAGTGAATGTAAACAGCCCCTTTGGGGCTTTCCTTCTTATTTTTAATTATGGAAAGGCAGCATGGTGACCATGCCGCCTTAAGAAAATTCATTCTTCGAAAGAGATGCTGACAGGCCTCTTCAGACCCATTCCGGATTCCGCTTCGATAGCTTTGACGATACCGCAAGGTACCGGACAGGCCGTGTGCTTAAGGCACTCGGAGGCTTTCTTATAGACCTCTGATTCTATGAAAGGGGTTCCTATGGCCTCATAAGGATTGACTCCTTCGATGGGAGACATGGACCTGACCATGGGGCAGTTGCTCTCAATGACAACGTTAACGCTCATCATGTCTTCGCTCACTGTAGCGGTGATCTTAGAGGTCATACCGCAGACTCCGGCCTGTACATTGCAAATTGTCGGACACATGTTTATCACTCCTCAGTTCCACCAGTCTTTCTTACGATCGATGGTCTCATCTCTGTCGGGTCCGAGACTGATGAGGTCTGCAGGGACCTTCAGGTACTTCTCGATATACTCGATGTATTCCCTCATCTCTCCGGGAAGGTTGTCGTAGCCTGCTTTCACGACATCCATGGTGTTGTCCCATCCTTTCCATCCCTTGAAAGTCTCATACACGGGTTTTGCCCTGTTCAGTTTGGCGATGGATGCAGGGAAGTGTTTGACTTCTTCTCCGTCTATCTCGTATGCGACGCACACGGGAAGTTCAGGGATGTCGTTCAGCACATCGATCTTTGTGATTCCGAGGGATGTGAATCCGCAGAGCCTTGAAGCATGTTCGACAACGACCAGGTCCAGCCATCCGCATCTTCTTCCCCTTCCGGTAGTGACACCGAACTCTCCGCCCTTCTTTTGGAGTTCTATTCCGAAATCGTCGTGGATCTCTGAAACGAAAGGTCCTTCCCCTACACGTGTGGTGTATGCCTTGACGATTCCGACAACCTTATCAATCCTGTTGGGGGCGACTCCCGACCCGGTACAGATCCCTCCTCCGCAGGTTGCGGAGGATGTGACATACGGGTATGTACCGTGATCGATGTCCAGCATGGCGCCCTGAGCTCCTTCGAACACAACATTCTTGTTATTGTCCAGAGCATCGTTGATCAGAACGGAGGTGTCGCAGATGTACTTGCCGATCTGGTTTCTCCAGCCCACCATCTTCTCGTACAGGGACTCGGTAGTGCAGTTGCACTGCTCGGCATCCATCATGGCCATGAGGTCCTTCTTGTACGGGAGTATGAATGAGATCTTCTCTTTCAGAAGGTCATCCTCGAGAAGGTCCCCTGCCCTGAATCCGATCCTAGCAATCTTGTCCTGATATGTGGGTCCGATACCTTTCTTGGTCGTACCGACGTTGTTCTTACCGCGGTACTTCTCCTCAGCTCCGTCCAGTTTCTTGTGGTATCCCATGATCAAATGGGCCCTGTCGGAGATCCTCAGTCCGTCGATCGAACCTCCGTTGGCGAGAACCTGGTTGATCTCCTCCCCCAACTCTTCAAGGTTGACGACGACACCGTTACCGATGACTGCGAGTTTTCCAGGTCTTACAACTCCGGATGGTAGTCCGTGGAGCTTGAACACCTTGTCATCTACGATGATTGTGTGTCCCGCATTGTTTCCTCCCTGGAAACGTACGATGAGGTCTGATTTCTCATCCAGGTAATCTGTGAGCTTTCCTTTTCCTTCGTCTCCCCATTGGGAACCGATGATAGCTAGACTCGGCATGTTTTAGGCACCTAATCTGGATAGAGATAGGTAGAATATAAGGGATTACTCGGTCAGGACTTGGAGTCGGGACTAGCATCTATATAGAGAGATAAAACGTCTTTAAGGGGAAGATCAGTTTTGAATGAAGTTGGACAGATATGTGTGGGTGATGCTTTGCCGTGGGCATTCAGAAGTTCAATGAAATCGGCCAGTTTCGCGGGCGATTTCTTGATGTAAGATGACAGCTCGCTCATATCATAGACGAAAACTTCTGTGTCCAATTCGTTCTTCCAGAGGTCAAGGTATTTTCTGCATCTTTTCTCAGCAGCCATTCCAGTTGCATCCATTCTTGAGACGAACTCCTGATCATGGAGAGGACCAAGCCAGAAAGGACCGTATTTGTGGATGCTGTCGTAGTGCTTGGATGTGGACCTCTCAAGAGTCTCCATGTTGTATTCCATATAACCGAGCTGATCCATCATTCTGTCTGCTTTCTCTGCTCCCTCTTCGATCTGTATGTAGGTGCGGAAATAGTGGTCGGCATAGAATGAGAGCAACGGTTTCATTCCCCTGTCGAACTTGGCCAATTCTCTGGCGATGGAGCACATAAGGATGCGTAATCCTCCTTCATGACACATGTATCCCCTTACCGGTTCGGACTGATACCTGCGTCTGCACTTGGGTGCATGTGCGCCAGCAAGAGGGGCAGTGTCGGTGGCTGTGATGGCCAGAATCCCCTTCTTGCGACATCCCAAGATCGCTGATTGAATGAAGGGTACAGGGGAACCGAATGGATCCAGGTCCACGTAATCAAATGCTTCGTCAGCGAACAATGAGTGCAGATTCCTAGTAGATGCTACGCAGTTCTGGAGATTATTCATGCTGATGTTTGCCTCGATATAGGGTATCGTGTCTGGGCTGATGTCATTGGCGGTCACCTGTGTGCCCTTGACCTCATTAGCAATCCTGACCGCCCTGGAGCCTGTGGCTGTCATGGCATCGGCAACAGTCAATTCCCTTCCTACGGCACGAAGGAACATGACACTAACATCGCGGTTGAATGCCATCTGTTCGTTGAAGAATACTCCTCCCTGGATTTTCCCGGGTCCGCCCGAAGAGTGTTGCTCTGGGACCAGGATATCTGTGGATCCTTCGCGGATCACCATTCCATCAGGCATCAAACATTCTCCCCATGCATGAGACGGACAATCTTGTATGGCAAGATGTTCCTGTTGGTGGGGGTTACTTCCAAGATCCTTACATCATCCCTTCTCCGGATGTCCTGTAAAAGCGGGTTCCTGGATTTCTTGTGAAGGGTAATTATCATGGGTTTATCGGCATCCAGTGTTTCCTTGACGGCTTCTACGAATGCTTCGCTCTCAACTTCCATCTTTCCGACCTCATCGATCACGATGATGTCGCATTTTTCGATGGCTTCTTTGAGGGCTTTGACACCTACCTCTTCGAGTTTAGAAAGGTCGACACCTAGCTTACCGACGACGACTTTGCTTTCGATATCTGTACTGGCGAAAACTGCTTTCTCGTCGGTCAAAAGATTCCTGACAGTAAAACCAGTCTTTTTCCTTCCTTCTTCGATAGGCTCATCTACCATACCGCCTATCAATAGCTCTTCTTCTTTTAGCATCTCGATGACACGAAGAAGTGCATAGGTCTTTCCTGAGCCCGGAAGTCCTGTTATACCGATTTTGATATCAGTAATCATGATGTCTCCGCAGTCAATAGACTGGCTACATAATAATGGTCACTAAAATATTTATAAATATCATCATAGACCCGCAAAAATCAACGCTATTAACATTATAGAGTTACTTGCAAATGTGTCTTTTTTAGACCCTTATTTCATCATCATTCGATGGATGAGACATACATAAGAGGATATTGCAAAATATCGTCATATCTCATCTCGGCAGTCACTTTAGTGTCTCCCAGGCGGATTACAACTATCGCGTCGATCATATCGCCAGTCAGAGAAACGTATGAATATGTGTCCCCGCCCTTTGTAAAGAAGGTGCGAGGTATCTTCACTCTGGCAGACTCGACATAGGGCTGGACCTCGATTGCTTTGGAGATCGTTCTTTCCAAATCCTCAACAGTATCCATGTTGACAGGGGTGCCGACGAACTGATGATAGATCGTGGCAAGTTTTATCCCGGCCTCGAACACAGCACGCTCGCGCTCGCTGCAGTTGAATCTTTCGTTGGCCAGTGATTCCCTGTCTGTCAACAGATCATCTCTTCTCTATAGGTACGTAATCCCTGGGTTCGTGTATGTTGATATAGGCTGGCCTAAGGATCTTGTTGGATGTAATCAGCTCTTCTATGCGGTGTGCGCTCCATCCCACAATTCTGGCGGTTGCGAACAGAGGGGTGAAGACCTCTTTGGGGATGTCCATCATATCATATACGAATCCGCTGTAGAAATCGACATTGGCGCAAACACTCTTGTTGTTGTGCTTATGAGCCATGATGAGTCCGGGCGCGATTTTCTCAATGTTCTTGTAATAGGTGTAGTCCTTGGTACGGTTCTTCTCCAAGGCCAACTCTTCCACAAGGGATTTGAAAACCTTAGCACGGGGGTCGGATTTGGTGTAGATGGCGTGGCCCATCCCATAGATGAGGCCAGAGTTGTCAAATGCCTTTTTGTCC from Thermoplasmata archaeon includes:
- a CDS encoding NTPase — encoded protein: MITDIKIGITGLPGSGKTYALLRVIEMLKEEELLIGGMVDEPIEEGRKKTGFTVRNLLTDEKAVFASTDIESKVVVGKLGVDLSKLEEVGVKALKEAIEKCDIIVIDEVGKMEVESEAFVEAVKETLDADKPMIITLHKKSRNPLLQDIRRRDDVRILEVTPTNRNILPYKIVRLMHGENV